The Enterobacter asburiae genome window below encodes:
- a CDS encoding GntP family permease: MSVLIALAALALLMLAAYRGYSVILFAPIAALGAVLLTDPGAVGPTFSGLFMEKMVGFVKLYFPVFLLGAVFGKLIELSGFSRSIVAAAIQILGRRHAIPVIVLVCALLTYGGVSLFVVAFAVYPFAAELFRQSGIPKRLIPATVALGAFSFTMDALPGTPQIQNIIPTSFFGTNAWAAPWLGLIGSLFIIVFGLLWLERQRRKAFNNNEGYGTDLKNEPETPDNINLPHPLIAISPLLVVGILNLLFTRWIPGWYGTTHELTLPGLAKPIVTEVGKITAIWAVEAALISGIVLVLIFGFRNIRGRLAEGSRTAVSGAILAAMNTASEYGFGAVIAALPGFLVLSKALAAIPNPLLNEAISVTVLAGITGSASGGMSIALAAMSDSFVAAAHAANIPLEVLHRVASMASGGMDTLPHNGAVITLLAITGLSHRQAYGGIFAITIIKSLAVLFVIAVFYLTGIV, translated from the coding sequence ATGAGTGTGTTAATTGCCCTGGCGGCGCTGGCGCTGCTGATGCTGGCGGCCTATCGCGGATACAGCGTTATTTTGTTTGCGCCGATTGCGGCACTCGGTGCCGTGCTGCTGACCGATCCGGGAGCCGTCGGCCCGACGTTTTCCGGCCTGTTTATGGAAAAGATGGTCGGCTTTGTTAAGCTCTACTTCCCGGTGTTCCTGCTGGGGGCGGTGTTTGGCAAGCTGATTGAGCTTTCCGGTTTCTCACGCTCCATCGTCGCCGCCGCGATTCAGATCCTCGGTCGTCGCCACGCCATTCCGGTGATTGTCCTGGTGTGCGCGCTGTTAACCTACGGCGGCGTGTCGCTGTTCGTGGTGGCGTTTGCGGTTTACCCTTTCGCCGCGGAGCTGTTCCGCCAGAGCGGTATCCCCAAGCGGCTGATCCCGGCCACCGTGGCGCTGGGGGCATTCTCGTTTACCATGGACGCCCTGCCCGGCACGCCGCAGATCCAGAATATCATCCCCACCAGCTTCTTTGGCACGAACGCATGGGCCGCACCGTGGCTGGGGCTTATCGGCTCTCTGTTTATTATCGTCTTTGGCCTGCTCTGGCTGGAGCGCCAGCGTCGTAAGGCATTCAATAACAACGAAGGTTACGGCACGGATCTGAAAAATGAACCCGAAACGCCGGATAACATTAACCTTCCGCACCCGCTGATTGCTATCTCCCCGCTGCTGGTGGTGGGCATACTTAACCTGCTGTTTACCCGCTGGATCCCCGGCTGGTACGGCACGACCCACGAGCTGACTCTGCCAGGACTGGCGAAACCCATTGTGACCGAGGTTGGCAAGATCACCGCCATCTGGGCCGTGGAAGCGGCGCTGATCTCCGGTATCGTGCTGGTGCTGATTTTTGGCTTTCGCAATATCCGGGGGCGTCTGGCAGAAGGCAGCCGGACCGCGGTGAGCGGCGCCATTCTGGCGGCGATGAATACCGCCTCTGAGTACGGTTTCGGCGCTGTGATCGCCGCCCTGCCCGGGTTCCTGGTGTTATCCAAAGCGCTGGCGGCCATCCCGAATCCGCTGCTGAATGAAGCCATCAGCGTGACGGTGCTTGCGGGGATCACCGGCTCGGCGTCCGGCGGGATGAGTATTGCGCTCGCCGCCATGTCCGACTCGTTTGTCGCCGCCGCCCACGCCGCCAATATCCCGCTTGAGGTGCTGCACCGCGTGGCCTCAATGGCGAGCGGCGGGATGGATACGCTGCCCCATAACGGCGCGGTGATTACCCTGCTGGCGATTACCGGCCTGAGCCATCGTCAGGCCTACGGCGGCATTTTCGCTATCACCATCATTAAAAGTCTGGCAGTGCTTTTTGTCATTGCCGTGTTCTATCTGACCGGCATTGTGTAA
- a CDS encoding acetyl-CoA C-acetyltransferase, whose product MKEVMIVGATRTPIGSFRGSLSSLSAVELGAVAVRHLLENSGLREEQVDELIFGQVLTAGCGQNPARQTAITAGLSVSTPATTVNLVCGAGLKAVQLAAQAIRCGDADVAIAGGQESMSNAPYLLDGARSGLRFGHTGLQDSMITDGLWDAFNDYHMGITAESVARENAISREQQDAFAARSQHKAASAIEAGRFDDEIAPVTVKQGKKPPLIVSRDEQPRPGTTAEQLAQLRPAFLQVEGTVTAGNASTLNDGAAAVLLMSGEKVRESGLPILGRIVSYAVTGVDPSVMGIGPVSACRTALSRAGWTLDDVDLIEANEAFAAQALAVGKQLGWDERKVNVNGGAIALGHPIGASGCRILVTLLYEMKRRDVKKGLVTLCVGGGQGIALTVER is encoded by the coding sequence ATGAAAGAAGTCATGATTGTCGGGGCAACGCGAACCCCCATTGGCAGTTTTCGCGGCTCGCTATCGTCCCTTTCAGCGGTTGAGCTGGGGGCCGTAGCGGTGCGGCACCTGCTGGAGAACAGCGGTCTTCGCGAAGAACAGGTAGATGAACTGATTTTCGGGCAGGTGCTGACGGCGGGATGCGGGCAAAACCCGGCGCGTCAGACGGCCATCACCGCCGGATTATCCGTCAGCACGCCGGCGACAACGGTCAACCTGGTGTGCGGCGCGGGCCTAAAAGCGGTGCAGCTCGCCGCGCAGGCGATCCGCTGCGGCGACGCGGACGTGGCTATCGCTGGCGGTCAGGAGAGCATGAGCAACGCCCCCTATCTGCTGGACGGCGCGCGTTCAGGGCTGCGTTTTGGCCATACGGGCCTGCAGGACAGCATGATTACCGACGGGCTGTGGGACGCGTTCAACGATTATCACATGGGTATCACCGCTGAAAGCGTCGCCCGTGAGAATGCCATTTCCCGCGAGCAGCAGGACGCCTTTGCCGCCCGGTCGCAGCACAAAGCGGCCTCCGCCATCGAAGCGGGTCGCTTTGACGACGAGATAGCGCCGGTGACGGTAAAACAGGGCAAAAAACCGCCGCTTATTGTCAGCCGTGACGAACAGCCCCGGCCAGGCACTACCGCTGAGCAGCTGGCGCAGCTGCGCCCCGCCTTTCTGCAGGTGGAAGGCACGGTCACTGCCGGAAATGCGTCAACGCTCAACGACGGTGCAGCTGCGGTGCTGCTGATGAGCGGCGAAAAAGTGCGGGAGAGCGGTTTGCCCATTCTAGGTCGCATCGTGAGCTACGCCGTGACGGGCGTTGACCCGTCGGTGATGGGCATCGGTCCGGTCAGCGCCTGCCGGACGGCGCTGTCGCGGGCGGGCTGGACGCTGGATGACGTGGACCTCATTGAAGCCAATGAGGCCTTTGCCGCCCAGGCGCTGGCGGTGGGCAAGCAGCTCGGCTGGGATGAACGCAAGGTGAACGTGAACGGCGGCGCTATCGCCCTGGGCCATCCGATTGGTGCCTCCGGCTGCCGCATCCTCGTGACGCTGCTGTACGAAATGAAGCGCCGTGACGTTAAAAAAGGGCTCGTCACCCTGTGCGTAGGCGGTGGGCAAGGCATTGCTCTCACCGTCGAGCGTTAA
- a CDS encoding CoA transferase subunit B — protein sequence MLTREQMAMRVARELRDGYYVNLGIGIPTLVANYIPDGMDVMLQSENGLLGMGAFPDEQSLDADMINAGKQTVTARTGAAIFDSAQSFAMIRGGHVDLTVLGAFEVDVEGNIASWMIPGKMVKGMGGAMDLVAGAQNIIVVMTHASKNGESKLLPRCTLPLTGAGCIRRVLTDLALLEIEDGAFILREYAPSVSIDEIAAKTAGKMIVADDVREMRFN from the coding sequence ATGTTAACCCGTGAACAGATGGCCATGCGCGTCGCCCGCGAGCTGCGCGACGGGTATTACGTCAACCTGGGGATCGGCATCCCCACCCTGGTGGCGAACTACATTCCGGACGGGATGGACGTGATGCTTCAGTCGGAAAACGGGCTGCTGGGGATGGGGGCTTTTCCTGACGAGCAGAGCCTTGACGCCGACATGATCAACGCCGGTAAACAGACCGTAACCGCGCGCACCGGCGCGGCCATTTTCGACTCGGCCCAGTCGTTTGCCATGATCCGCGGCGGTCATGTGGATCTGACCGTGCTGGGCGCGTTTGAAGTGGACGTCGAGGGCAATATCGCCTCGTGGATGATCCCCGGAAAGATGGTGAAGGGCATGGGCGGCGCGATGGATCTCGTGGCCGGGGCGCAGAACATCATTGTGGTGATGACCCACGCGTCGAAAAACGGTGAATCAAAGCTGCTGCCGCGCTGCACGCTGCCGCTCACGGGCGCGGGCTGTATCCGTCGGGTCTTAACCGACCTCGCACTGCTGGAGATCGAGGACGGCGCGTTCATCCTGCGGGAATACGCCCCCAGCGTCAGCATCGACGAAATTGCGGCTAAGACAGCCGGGAAAATGATTGTGGCGGACGACGTTCGCGAGATGCGCTTCAACTGA
- a CDS encoding LysR family transcriptional regulator: MRMSVKQLRAFLAVAHTLNFAHASERLNLSQPALSLTIKALEDALGGPLLQRSTRKVALTQEGETFLPMARQLLADWDNVEEAMHQCFTLQRGKISVAAMPSFAANVLPEVLKAFRDRHAGINVTVHDVINEQVIEMVREGRVEMGIAFEPAPTHNLLFTPLGLDRFVAIVPKDSSLAGKKRLSWDDLLTLDFITLQRPSAVRLMMEEELARSGRKLDVALESHQLVTVGRMVASGLGGSAVPALCEAQMTALGAVCIPLDNPPIEKCIGAIHPGHTQLSKAAHALLETLKDFYQPGQAE; encoded by the coding sequence ATGAGAATGAGTGTCAAACAGTTACGCGCGTTTTTAGCGGTAGCTCACACTCTCAATTTCGCGCACGCCAGCGAACGGCTGAATCTTTCCCAGCCGGCCCTGAGCCTGACGATTAAAGCGCTGGAGGATGCGCTCGGCGGACCGCTGCTGCAGCGGAGCACGCGCAAGGTCGCGCTGACGCAGGAGGGAGAGACGTTTTTGCCGATGGCGCGTCAGCTGCTTGCCGACTGGGATAACGTCGAAGAGGCGATGCACCAGTGCTTTACCCTGCAGCGCGGTAAAATTTCGGTTGCTGCCATGCCGTCGTTTGCCGCGAATGTCCTGCCCGAGGTGCTAAAAGCGTTTCGCGATCGTCATGCCGGGATCAACGTCACCGTGCACGATGTCATTAACGAGCAGGTGATAGAGATGGTGCGGGAAGGGCGGGTCGAGATGGGCATCGCCTTTGAGCCCGCGCCAACTCACAACCTGCTGTTTACTCCGCTGGGCCTCGACAGGTTTGTTGCCATTGTGCCGAAAGATTCCTCGCTGGCAGGCAAGAAGCGCCTGTCATGGGATGATCTGCTGACGCTGGATTTCATCACCCTGCAGCGCCCGTCGGCGGTACGTCTGATGATGGAGGAGGAGCTGGCGCGAAGCGGCAGAAAGCTGGACGTGGCGCTGGAGAGTCATCAGCTGGTGACGGTCGGGCGAATGGTCGCGAGCGGGCTGGGCGGCAGTGCCGTTCCGGCGCTCTGCGAGGCGCAGATGACGGCGCTGGGCGCGGTCTGTATCCCGCTGGATAACCCGCCCATTGAAAAGTGCATCGGGGCGATCCATCCAGGGCATACGCAGCTCTCTAAGGCAGCGCATGCCCTGCTGGAAACGCTGAAGGATTTTTACCAGCCGGGTCAGGCGGAGTGA